In a genomic window of Bacteroidota bacterium:
- a CDS encoding N-acetyl sugar amidotransferase — MQQNDHQIPGIRYCIRCCTPETQEGVSFDELGVCTACRSSEEKMHINWQVREEQLQKILSDAKQKAGDGYDCVLPISGGKDSFFQAHVLVKIYGLRPLAVTFSHNWFSETGFYNLQRCLEVFNLDHIQFTPARGTVNKLARKSIGAIGDSCWHCHSGVGAFPLQIATKFKIPLLVWGESIAENDGRATYQCPVHKFDRDYFTKVSAKKTPEEMIGDGLSLKDLNGFKLPSYEEIEETGVWGIHLGDYIFWDDERQTEWIRDTYGWRETEMENAYKGYKSAECIMAGMHDFTCYLKRGFGRSTWQASVDIRNGLLTRDEGFKLISKHDRERPEALDYYLKITGLDENEFFNILNGMKLEQLKETLLPILKKSGKNAEVIIPFVEQIIAKHLNTPDPRLIEKENNSK; from the coding sequence ATGCAACAAAACGACCATCAAATTCCTGGAATTAGGTACTGTATCAGATGCTGTACACCGGAGACTCAGGAAGGAGTCAGTTTCGATGAATTGGGAGTTTGCACAGCTTGCCGTTCTTCTGAAGAAAAGATGCATATAAATTGGCAGGTACGCGAAGAGCAACTGCAAAAAATTTTGAGTGATGCTAAACAAAAGGCCGGAGATGGTTATGACTGTGTTTTGCCCATTTCAGGAGGAAAAGATAGTTTTTTTCAAGCTCATGTATTAGTTAAGATTTATGGATTAAGACCACTAGCTGTGACTTTTAGTCATAATTGGTTCTCTGAGACAGGATTTTACAATTTACAAAGATGTCTGGAGGTTTTTAATCTTGATCATATTCAATTTACTCCAGCAAGAGGGACCGTAAATAAACTGGCAAGAAAATCAATTGGAGCTATCGGGGATTCTTGCTGGCACTGTCACTCAGGTGTTGGAGCTTTCCCATTGCAGATTGCAACGAAGTTCAAAATACCTCTGTTAGTATGGGGAGAGTCTATAGCTGAAAATGATGGCCGAGCCACCTATCAATGTCCGGTTCACAAATTTGATCGAGATTACTTTACGAAAGTATCCGCGAAGAAAACGCCGGAAGAAATGATTGGTGATGGATTAAGTTTAAAAGATTTGAACGGTTTCAAACTTCCTTCTTATGAAGAAATTGAAGAGACCGGTGTTTGGGGAATTCACCTTGGTGATTACATTTTCTGGGATGACGAGCGCCAAACGGAGTGGATAAGGGACACCTATGGATGGAGGGAAACAGAAATGGAAAATGCATACAAGGGTTATAAAAGTGCCGAATGTATAATGGCTGGCATGCATGATTTCACTTGCTATCTAAAACGTGGCTTTGGAAGATCAACATGGCAGGCTTCAGTTGATATTCGAAACGGCCTACTCACAAGAGACGAAGGATTTAAACTAATAAGCAAACATGATCGGGAGAGACCTGAAGCCCTTGATTACTATTTAAAAATTACGGGCCTGGATGAAAATGAATTTTTTAATATCCTGAATGGCATGAAATTAGAACAATTAAAAGAGACCTTACTACCTATACTTAAAAAATCTGGAAAAAATGCCGAAGTAATTATTCCTTTTGTAGAACAAATTATAGCAAAACATTTAAATACTCCCGATCCACGTTTAATCGAAAAAGAAAATAACTCAAAATGA
- a CDS encoding class I SAM-dependent methyltransferase, with translation MNELRDMLMSKFDYYNAIYHQSSTEGYWSNFSQKDQETLFLSLETKSTKEAIEENFSQYYNMIFDQTRAVGLQLLEIQKNEIGIDYGCMWGNLMLVAARQCKAMLGVDQTIDSLKFLKKRIEEEKINNCYLLNANLRNGLNIEGVFDFSIVNGVLEWIPQQEAVDLKDHFKKKRIKFVTPETNPRLEQLAFLKNVNKTLKSNGRLYLAIENRYDYKHFLWKRDPHSNLYFTTILPRFFANIISNIWYGRPYVNYIYSIKELKKLLSEAGFDRYKFSVAFPDYHFPLKIIPAEKKYFDHFKTVFYWKKRTDLWAKIVFKIIKIMDFIIFKKLKIFSLAPAFIIIAYKKNSNS, from the coding sequence ATGAATGAATTAAGAGATATGTTGATGTCAAAATTCGACTATTATAATGCAATTTATCACCAATCATCTACTGAAGGGTATTGGAGTAATTTTTCTCAAAAAGATCAAGAAACTCTATTCTTAAGTTTAGAGACTAAATCAACAAAAGAAGCAATAGAAGAGAATTTTTCTCAGTATTATAATATGATATTTGATCAGACAAGAGCTGTTGGGTTGCAGCTTCTTGAGATACAAAAAAATGAAATAGGAATTGATTATGGGTGTATGTGGGGAAATCTAATGCTGGTTGCAGCTCGTCAATGTAAGGCGATGCTGGGTGTTGATCAAACAATTGATTCATTAAAGTTTTTGAAGAAAAGAATAGAAGAGGAAAAAATAAATAATTGTTATTTGTTGAATGCAAACTTGAGAAATGGATTGAATATTGAAGGAGTATTTGATTTTTCAATTGTCAACGGGGTCTTGGAATGGATACCTCAACAGGAAGCAGTCGACCTAAAAGATCATTTCAAAAAGAAAAGAATAAAATTTGTTACTCCTGAAACAAATCCCCGATTAGAGCAATTGGCATTTTTAAAAAATGTGAATAAAACCCTAAAAAGTAATGGCAGGCTTTACTTGGCTATAGAAAACAGATACGATTATAAACATTTTTTATGGAAAAGAGATCCGCATTCAAATCTTTATTTTACTACTATTTTGCCAAGATTTTTTGCGAATATTATTTCAAATATTTGGTACGGTCGGCCATATGTCAATTATATATATTCAATTAAAGAATTAAAAAAATTGTTGAGTGAGGCGGGGTTTGATCGATACAAGTTTTCTGTCGCTTTCCCTGATTACCATTTCCCTCTTAAAATTATTCCGGCTGAAAAAAAATATTTTGACCACTTTAAAACAGTTTTTTATTGGAAAAAGAGAACTGACTTATGGGCAAAAATTGTTTTTAAAATAATAAAAATAATGGATTTTATAATATTTAAAAAATTAAAAATCTTCTCATTGGCACCCGCATTTATCATAATTGCCTATAAAAAAAACAGTAATAGTTAA
- a CDS encoding Gfo/Idh/MocA family oxidoreductase, giving the protein MQYSCLIIGLGQIGMSYDLNSPKNEIFTHSKAFSVHLSFEIVGAVDPSAAQRSTFEKLFRKPAFSDIPSAIKGLKFDVVVISSPTAFHSMHVRIVLSLSKPLAILCEKPLAYDLAEAKEIVQSCDSCGVMLYVNYMRRSDPGAIEVKKRIMTGSIANPIKGTVWYSKGFLHNGSHLFNLIQFWLGSYQRHSIISKGRLWNNIDPEPDVYVEFEHGHIVFLAAWEEYYSHYTVELVSQTGRLHYDRGGELIQWQSTIIDPHFIGYTILNPNPEIIQNGMYQYQYHVADQLARALEGKEASLCSGHEAFDTIKTMHEIID; this is encoded by the coding sequence ATGCAATATAGTTGCTTAATAATTGGGCTTGGACAGATCGGTATGAGTTATGATCTAAATTCACCTAAAAACGAGATTTTTACACATTCAAAAGCTTTCTCTGTACATCTCTCGTTCGAAATAGTGGGTGCCGTTGATCCTTCTGCAGCGCAGCGTTCCACATTTGAGAAACTTTTTAGGAAACCGGCTTTTAGTGATATTCCTTCTGCTATCAAGGGACTTAAGTTCGATGTAGTTGTGATTTCCAGCCCTACAGCCTTTCATAGTATGCATGTACGAATTGTGTTATCACTTTCAAAGCCCTTAGCTATACTGTGTGAAAAGCCTTTGGCCTATGATCTGGCAGAAGCCAAAGAAATAGTTCAATCTTGTGATAGTTGCGGTGTAATGTTGTATGTAAATTATATGCGCCGATCCGATCCAGGGGCAATCGAGGTTAAAAAAAGAATCATGACTGGAAGTATTGCGAATCCAATTAAAGGAACAGTTTGGTATTCAAAGGGGTTTTTACATAACGGATCACATCTTTTTAATCTCATCCAATTCTGGCTGGGATCATATCAACGGCATTCCATTATCAGCAAAGGTCGTCTTTGGAATAACATTGATCCGGAGCCTGATGTCTATGTCGAATTTGAACATGGTCATATCGTTTTTCTTGCTGCCTGGGAAGAATATTATTCCCATTATACAGTTGAACTTGTCAGTCAAACAGGTCGTTTGCATTATGATCGCGGAGGAGAACTCATTCAATGGCAGTCCACTATTATCGATCCGCACTTTATCGGTTACACCATCTTGAATCCGAATCCTGAAATTATTCAAAATGGAATGTACCAATATCAATACCATGTTGCTGATCAACTTGCACGGGCATTAGAAGGTAAGGAAGCCTCATTGTGCAGTGGTCATGAAGCATTTGATACAATTAAAACGATGCATGAAATAATTGATTAA
- a CDS encoding FkbM family methyltransferase, which yields MKKLLKSLPFPKSEKITLIDIGARWGVNPPWDGVDSEFIIYYGFEPDKEECALLNKNTTKNITYFPIAISDIEGESSLYLTNEPGCSSILCPNNEFLSKFYLSERWEVEKQIKIQTIPLKKILVTNNILPDIVKIDVQGLAFQVLIGMGNEFISDSLFFEIEVEYNEMYKGEHFFPEIYNLMYENGFVLIDVCNYYAKQKNLPISNSTRGQIMFADTFFIISIDHFYNKKLEDQIKHTKIWKIVLILCAYGQFDLALEFALHPDSNLSSEEKKTIKDCIYKYTKLGSIRVFLFNNVFFEKLGYLISLTGNFFQIKSRLFGWFSDNNSITTRYKKRFKFLLFNTIFRK from the coding sequence ATGAAAAAATTACTAAAATCATTGCCATTCCCTAAAAGTGAAAAAATCACGCTGATTGATATTGGTGCTAGATGGGGTGTAAACCCACCTTGGGATGGAGTTGATAGCGAATTTATAATCTATTATGGTTTTGAGCCAGATAAAGAAGAGTGTGCCTTATTAAATAAAAACACTACTAAAAATATTACCTACTTCCCAATTGCCATATCTGATATTGAAGGTGAGTCTAGCTTATATTTAACAAATGAGCCAGGATGTTCTTCAATCCTTTGTCCCAACAATGAGTTTCTTTCAAAATTCTATTTATCTGAGAGGTGGGAAGTCGAAAAGCAAATAAAAATTCAAACGATTCCCTTAAAGAAAATATTAGTTACCAATAATATTTTACCTGACATTGTAAAAATTGATGTTCAAGGATTGGCTTTTCAGGTATTAATAGGAATGGGCAATGAATTTATTTCTGATAGTTTGTTTTTTGAGATTGAAGTTGAATACAATGAGATGTATAAGGGGGAACATTTTTTTCCGGAAATTTATAACCTAATGTATGAAAATGGCTTTGTATTAATAGATGTATGTAATTATTATGCAAAACAGAAAAACTTACCTATATCCAACTCAACCCGAGGTCAAATAATGTTCGCAGACACATTTTTTATCATTTCTATTGATCATTTTTATAATAAAAAATTAGAAGATCAAATTAAGCATACAAAGATTTGGAAAATTGTATTGATTTTGTGCGCCTATGGACAATTTGATTTGGCTTTGGAATTTGCATTGCATCCGGATTCGAATTTGAGCTCAGAAGAAAAAAAAACAATAAAGGATTGTATTTATAAATACACGAAGTTAGGTTCTATAAGAGTTTTTCTTTTTAACAATGTTTTTTTTGAGAAATTGGGTTATTTAATTTCTTTAACAGGAAACTTCTTTCAAATTAAAAGTCGTCTTTTTGGATGGTTTTCTGATAATAACTCCATAACTACGAGATATAAAAAACGATTTAAGTTTTTGTTATTTAATACAATATTTAGAAAATAA
- a CDS encoding DegT/DnrJ/EryC1/StrS family aminotransferase: MRYEKLAINGGPKTITKSFKRYNPIGNEEIQAVREVMESGVLSKFLGCWDPDFYGGPKVQAFERQCEEYLGVKHAVTVNSWTSGLITAVGAIGIEPGDEIIVTPWTMCASATAILHWNAIPVFADIEPRTFNIDPKSVEANITPFTKAIMAVDIFGHSCDIDALMDIAARYNLKVITDTAQAPGTFYKGRITGTSSHVGGYSLNYHKHIHTGEGGILVTNDDDIFERLQLIRNHAEAVVSDKGVTNLVNMIGHNFRLGEIESAIGIEQLKKLKRLVSERQHSAERLTTGLKDLPGLQTPIVNSDCTHAYYIYPMVLDIAQIGVSRERIQAALESEGVIGLASGYANVHLLPIYQKKIAYGSKGFPWSSDICHREVDYAKGICPVAEKFHDESYFGIEICSYELTDGDVDLIVQAFRKVWNNIKRI; the protein is encoded by the coding sequence ATGAGATATGAAAAATTAGCTATTAATGGAGGTCCCAAGACGATTACAAAGTCTTTTAAACGTTATAATCCAATTGGAAATGAAGAGATTCAAGCTGTAAGAGAAGTCATGGAATCTGGGGTACTTTCCAAATTTCTGGGCTGTTGGGACCCTGATTTTTATGGAGGTCCAAAAGTACAAGCTTTTGAGCGTCAATGCGAAGAATACTTAGGAGTAAAACACGCTGTTACTGTCAATTCCTGGACATCCGGACTCATTACAGCGGTTGGTGCCATTGGTATTGAGCCTGGTGATGAAATAATTGTCACGCCCTGGACCATGTGCGCCAGTGCCACTGCCATCCTGCATTGGAATGCTATACCTGTTTTTGCCGATATCGAGCCTAGAACCTTCAATATAGATCCAAAATCAGTAGAGGCAAATATTACACCTTTCACTAAAGCAATTATGGCAGTTGATATATTTGGGCATTCCTGCGATATCGATGCTCTGATGGACATTGCAGCCCGTTATAATTTAAAAGTAATCACAGATACTGCTCAGGCACCAGGCACTTTCTATAAAGGAAGAATTACGGGAACATCTTCCCATGTAGGTGGGTATAGCCTAAATTATCACAAGCATATTCACACGGGTGAGGGTGGAATTCTTGTTACTAACGATGATGACATTTTTGAACGTTTGCAACTAATTCGTAACCATGCTGAGGCCGTAGTGAGTGACAAGGGTGTGACAAATCTTGTCAATATGATAGGGCACAATTTTAGGTTAGGTGAAATAGAATCGGCAATCGGCATTGAGCAATTGAAAAAGCTAAAGAGATTAGTATCTGAAAGACAACATTCTGCTGAACGTTTAACAACTGGTCTTAAAGATCTTCCTGGACTACAAACACCAATTGTTAATTCCGACTGCACTCATGCCTATTATATTTACCCTATGGTACTGGATATTGCACAAATTGGTGTATCCAGAGAGCGCATTCAAGCAGCACTTGAATCCGAAGGAGTAATCGGTTTGGCATCTGGCTATGCTAACGTGCATTTGTTGCCAATTTATCAAAAGAAGATTGCTTACGGCTCAAAAGGATTTCCATGGTCATCCGACATCTGCCACCGCGAGGTCGATTACGCTAAAGGAATTTGTCCGGTTGCTGAAAAGTTCCATGATGAAAGTTACTTTGGTATTGAGATCTGCAGTTATGAACTTACCGATGGAGATGTAGATTTAATCGTGCAGGCGTTTCGGAAAGTATGGAATAACATTAAAAGAATTTAA
- a CDS encoding glycosyltransferase family protein translates to MKIVATIEARMTSSRLPGKVLLPAAGMPMLSHLIRRLRAVPSVDEIILATTTNTTDDLLVDFARKTGIICFRGSEDDVMTRVIGAADFAGAELVVEITGDCPIIDPEIVEQTIRMFYANRAEYVSNAHIRSFPDGMDTQVFLLKTLKRSAMMTKNRLDHEHVTLHIRNNPEVFSHVHLVAPPELCWPELGLTLDEPADYELLKRIIEHFEPIKPLFGCADVIRFLREHPEWLAINSNVIRKGDT, encoded by the coding sequence ATGAAAATTGTTGCAACAATCGAAGCTCGAATGACCTCATCGAGGTTGCCGGGGAAAGTGCTTTTACCTGCTGCCGGCATGCCGATGCTTTCGCACCTGATTCGCCGTTTACGAGCAGTACCATCAGTAGACGAAATAATTCTGGCAACTACGACCAACACGACAGATGATTTGCTTGTTGATTTTGCAAGAAAGACTGGCATCATTTGTTTTCGTGGAAGCGAAGATGATGTGATGACCAGGGTGATCGGTGCCGCTGATTTTGCAGGTGCCGAACTTGTTGTTGAAATCACCGGAGATTGCCCAATTATTGATCCTGAAATCGTTGAACAAACAATCCGTATGTTTTATGCCAATCGGGCCGAATATGTTAGCAATGCACATATTCGAAGCTTTCCTGATGGAATGGATACTCAGGTTTTTCTTCTTAAAACCTTGAAACGCTCCGCGATGATGACAAAAAACAGACTTGATCACGAACACGTAACACTTCATATTAGAAATAACCCTGAAGTATTCAGTCATGTACACCTTGTTGCCCCGCCTGAACTATGCTGGCCTGAGTTAGGATTAACGCTGGACGAACCCGCTGATTATGAATTACTGAAACGGATAATTGAACACTTCGAGCCAATCAAACCACTTTTTGGATGTGCCGATGTTATCAGATTTTTGCGCGAGCATCCTGAATGGTTGGCAATCAATAGTAATGTGATTAGAAAAGGTGATACCTGA
- a CDS encoding YdcF family protein, which produces MTYREKLIALVDNDCLRISDAIILLEGDGLNRCSKAIELYNLGYAKTIVFSGGITNLAYGSVPFSEVHPILINSGIPDSSIIHENRSQNTREQALGVIKLAITNQWQSLILVASHYHQYRAYLTFLREVLDSNNSLLLYNAPEKKLDWFTETGWGKRFDLLESEFDRMDKYETNNHLASFEEAIEYQKWKEQQR; this is translated from the coding sequence ATGACTTATAGAGAGAAGCTAATTGCATTAGTGGACAATGATTGCCTTAGGATTTCAGATGCCATCATATTACTGGAAGGAGATGGCCTGAACAGATGTTCAAAGGCGATTGAACTATACAATTTAGGTTACGCAAAAACTATCGTTTTCAGTGGAGGAATCACTAATCTTGCCTATGGAAGTGTTCCATTCTCTGAAGTACATCCAATATTAATAAATTCAGGCATTCCCGATAGTTCAATTATTCACGAAAATAGATCCCAAAACACAAGAGAACAAGCATTAGGAGTCATAAAACTTGCAATAACAAACCAGTGGCAGTCCTTAATTTTGGTAGCTTCGCATTATCACCAATACAGAGCATATTTAACCTTTTTACGTGAAGTTCTGGATTCAAACAACTCCTTGCTGCTTTACAATGCCCCTGAAAAAAAATTAGACTGGTTCACCGAAACAGGTTGGGGTAAACGATTTGACTTGCTGGAATCTGAATTCGACCGTATGGATAAATATGAAACAAACAATCATTTAGCCTCATTTGAAGAAGCAATTGAATATCAAAAATGGAAAGAACAACAACGATAG
- a CDS encoding glycosyltransferase family 4 protein, with protein MKIAIYLDSKEHGGVDTHLLCLLQNWPDKEDQFILFYNHDNDGVKKNIVYLKRIQNLKLVQYKRFNWDRFYLFSFFFAWLIFFYEFIRGVFLLKIHGEFDVLISDNGGFPGARSCTTIIFSSTFLKIPKRVLLIHHAAMPRIPIFILLDSIKIIGLQKCATDLVTVSLATRTTLVERRHFNTMINPIRVIPNGINLINGLGLADINLRERYNITKDEFILGIISRVERYKGQEDIIIALSRLPKEIKIKFKVLIVGGGNKKEIFRLKSLVKKYDLQDRVIFTGFIENKSDEIINCFDVLLMLTKDFEAFNYTIAEAMSIGIPTIITNVGAIPEYYNSDIARIISPESPDMICEAIIDFYNNPTKYSKMAYKAKEHIQKFNALKMAYNFHDLIS; from the coding sequence ATGAAAATTGCAATATATTTAGATTCTAAAGAACATGGCGGTGTTGACACTCATCTATTATGTTTACTCCAAAACTGGCCAGATAAAGAGGACCAATTTATTCTTTTTTACAATCATGATAATGATGGGGTTAAAAAAAACATTGTGTATTTAAAAAGAATTCAAAACTTAAAGTTGGTTCAATATAAACGATTTAATTGGGACAGATTTTATTTATTTTCTTTCTTTTTTGCTTGGCTCATTTTTTTCTATGAGTTTATAAGAGGGGTTTTTTTATTAAAAATTCATGGGGAATTCGATGTCTTAATATCTGATAATGGTGGATTTCCTGGTGCCAGGAGCTGTACTACAATTATTTTTAGCTCAACTTTTTTAAAAATCCCTAAACGTGTTTTGCTGATCCATCATGCAGCGATGCCGAGAATTCCAATATTTATATTGTTGGACTCTATTAAAATTATTGGATTACAAAAATGTGCCACTGATTTGGTAACTGTTTCTTTGGCTACAAGAACCACCCTGGTGGAAAGAAGACATTTCAATACCATGATAAATCCGATACGTGTAATACCCAACGGCATTAATTTAATAAACGGTTTAGGGCTTGCTGATATTAATTTAAGAGAAAGATATAACATAACAAAGGATGAGTTTATTCTTGGAATTATTAGCAGAGTCGAAAGGTACAAAGGGCAGGAAGATATAATCATTGCCCTATCCCGTTTACCGAAAGAAATAAAGATAAAATTTAAAGTCTTAATTGTTGGCGGAGGTAATAAGAAAGAGATTTTTAGACTTAAGTCTCTGGTTAAAAAATATGATTTGCAAGATCGGGTTATTTTTACTGGATTTATTGAAAACAAATCGGATGAAATAATAAATTGCTTTGATGTCTTATTAATGTTGACAAAAGATTTTGAAGCGTTTAACTATACAATTGCTGAAGCGATGAGTATAGGGATTCCTACTATTATTACTAATGTTGGAGCTATTCCTGAGTATTATAATTCTGACATCGCCAGAATAATTTCACCAGAATCTCCAGATATGATTTGTGAGGCCATTATTGATTTCTATAATAATCCCACAAAATATTCTAAAATGGCATATAAAGCAAAAGAACATATCCAAAAATTCAATGCTCTAAAAATGGCATATAATTTCCACGATTTAATATCATAA
- a CDS encoding amidase: MNSLFLNYSISELVDKIKDHSLSHTELINETIDAFSIHEKKCLAWEVFDPDRLIQASEIAASIYKRRGHALELEGIPFGVKDIFNTREYPTQMGSVLWKGFTPGNNARVVDSICNSGGIVAGKTVTAEFAVHQLNQTLNPHNNSKTPGTSSSGSAAAVACGMVPFALGTQTAGSIMRPASFCGIWGFKPSFGTIPRTGILKTTDTLDTVGFLSANGMSIRPIYNQLRVKGPNYPFVFQNIDKKLAENKRKEHWEVALIKTHTWDSAKDYAKLSLQNFVNQLDSKHDINVTEINWPSSLSETHFIHEIIYSKSLSYYFQNEINQGATEISPIMYEMIERGKEISLDTFKHALSQQQRIIAEVDQLLTPFDVGISLSTSSSAPERGSLELSDPSLIWTMAHIPAVSAPKFRCPENMPFGVQFISRKWDDYILLDFIEELIRIKILPEGSEQIK; the protein is encoded by the coding sequence ATGAATTCACTTTTCCTTAATTACTCAATTTCAGAGCTCGTTGATAAAATCAAGGATCATAGTCTCTCTCATACTGAGTTGATAAATGAAACAATTGATGCTTTCTCTATCCATGAGAAAAAATGCTTAGCATGGGAGGTATTCGACCCCGACAGGCTTATTCAAGCCAGTGAAATTGCCGCTTCAATTTATAAACGTCGTGGTCATGCTCTCGAACTTGAAGGAATTCCATTTGGAGTTAAAGATATTTTCAATACCCGTGAGTATCCAACACAGATGGGTTCGGTTTTATGGAAAGGATTTACTCCTGGCAACAATGCCAGAGTTGTTGATTCGATTTGTAATAGTGGAGGTATCGTGGCTGGTAAAACTGTGACTGCTGAGTTTGCGGTTCATCAATTAAACCAGACACTTAATCCACATAATAATTCAAAAACACCCGGAACATCATCAAGTGGATCAGCTGCAGCAGTTGCTTGCGGAATGGTACCTTTTGCGCTGGGTACCCAAACAGCAGGATCGATTATGCGACCTGCAAGTTTTTGTGGAATCTGGGGGTTTAAACCCTCTTTTGGCACAATACCAAGAACGGGAATTCTAAAAACTACGGATACCCTAGATACAGTAGGCTTTCTGTCTGCTAATGGCATGAGCATTCGGCCTATATATAATCAATTACGAGTCAAAGGTCCTAATTATCCGTTTGTATTTCAAAATATTGATAAAAAACTCGCTGAAAACAAGAGAAAGGAACATTGGGAAGTTGCATTAATTAAAACTCACACTTGGGATTCAGCAAAAGATTATGCTAAATTATCGCTACAAAACTTTGTCAACCAACTTGATAGCAAACACGACATAAATGTAACAGAGATTAACTGGCCATCCAGTCTATCAGAAACACACTTTATACATGAAATAATTTATTCCAAATCATTATCATATTATTTTCAAAATGAGATTAATCAAGGAGCCACTGAGATTTCGCCTATTATGTATGAAATGATTGAGAGAGGAAAGGAGATTTCGTTAGACACTTTCAAACATGCTCTTTCCCAACAACAGAGAATAATTGCTGAGGTAGATCAATTACTAACCCCTTTTGATGTTGGAATTTCTCTTTCAACTTCGAGCTCAGCACCTGAAAGGGGTAGTTTAGAGCTTTCAGATCCATCACTTATATGGACAATGGCACACATTCCTGCAGTTTCGGCTCCAAAATTTCGTTGTCCGGAAAACATGCCTTTCGGTGTACAATTCATTTCTAGAAAATGGGATGATTATATTTTATTAGATTTCATTGAGGAATTAATTCGGATTAAGATACTACCAGAAGGTAGTGAACAAATAAAATGA
- a CDS encoding GNAT family N-acetyltransferase: MSLLESLPNKPRFPECNDDKVRIVEFSERHLTELYVGWLNDPVVVRYSEQRHHKHTLATCIEYFESQKRSPNYFLAIELVDSKILHIGNMGVEVDLFNNKADVSIMIGEKSVWGSGAASRAWALVMNVLVQELGIRLVTAGTMETNIPMIKLMNRSGMKIDAILPNRFVYENKQVGLVAASYYPVNIFKAI; this comes from the coding sequence ATGTCTTTACTAGAATCATTGCCGAATAAACCGAGATTTCCTGAATGTAATGATGATAAGGTCAGAATCGTGGAATTCTCTGAAAGACATTTAACAGAGCTATATGTAGGCTGGCTCAATGATCCGGTAGTTGTTCGGTATTCTGAACAACGTCATCACAAACACACTTTAGCTACCTGTATCGAGTACTTTGAGTCTCAAAAAAGGTCTCCAAACTATTTTCTGGCTATCGAGTTAGTTGACTCAAAAATATTGCACATTGGAAATATGGGTGTAGAAGTTGATCTGTTTAATAATAAAGCAGATGTATCAATAATGATTGGAGAGAAAAGCGTTTGGGGATCAGGTGCTGCAAGTCGGGCATGGGCTCTGGTAATGAATGTTTTGGTACAAGAACTAGGCATTAGACTTGTTACTGCCGGAACAATGGAAACTAATATACCGATGATTAAACTCATGAATCGTTCCGGGATGAAAATTGATGCAATTTTACCAAATCGATTTGTTTATGAGAATAAGCAAGTCGGGCTTGTTGCTGCATCCTATTACCCGGTCAATATTTTTAAAGCAATATAA